AAAATTCAGATTATGATTTACAAATTGCAACAAAAGAAGACGCACAATTAATTGTGACTTTTATGAAAAAACTTGGTAAATATCAAAAAATGGAAGATTTGATAACAGCAACACCTGAACGTATAAAGAGATTATTAGAAGAAAAATTAGGGGAAGCAGTTTTTGGTATTTATAAAAAAGAGATAGTTTCTTTTGCATATTTTCATCAAAAAAGTTCCGCTTTTTCTGGTCGAAAAGGACTTTATATTGATGCTTTT
This DNA window, taken from Arcobacter arenosus, encodes the following:
- a CDS encoding GNAT family N-acetyltransferase codes for the protein MGNLISTKNSDYDLQIATKEDAQLIVTFMKKLGKYQKMEDLITATPERIKRLLEEKLGEAVFGIYKKEIVSFAYFHQKSSAFSGRKGLYIDAFFIEDHVRGKGLGEIMFHYLSKYSVDIGCEYLEWGCLDWNKSAIKFYEKQGAYCIDNLRLYRLSPDTLSLNSKKFVSN